The window GCTGGTCGCAGGTCGACACGCCGACCGGCGCGAACCTGAAGGCGGGCGCCGGAGACGACCTCGCGGTCGGAGCCAGCGGCATCGTGCTGGAGCGGTGAGCGCCCAATGGATGAAACGGCGAGCGTCCGACGGGAACCGGATCGCTGACGCGGACCTAATCGTTTAGACCGGGAGCTTTTTTGAGGTACTGACGTACTCCGGGGCAGATGTACGTCGACGACGAGGCTCCGGAGGGGAGCGCAGGGGGACCGAATCGGCAGACGACGGGGGGTGATCGGCGATGAGCGACCCCGGACTGTCGGACGAGGACCGCGAGCGGATCGAACAGTTCCTGGAAACGCCGCCCTACGAGCGCGACCCCGAGCAGCTGACGCCGGGGGAGCGCGACGACGAGGAGAGCGCCGGCGAAACGAGCGCGGCCGAGAGCGACGACTAGTTCGCGACGTACTTCCGTCCGAACGGCGGCAGCGATCCGTCCAGTTTTATTCCCGGAGCGAATGATGGAACGTATCGATGCCGTGGAGCGGCGCAAACACCGACTGGAGATTGATCGCCCGAATGGCGCTCTCGTTGACGCTGCTCGCGGCGATCACCGGCGCGTTCGTTCTCGCCGTCGCCGCCGGCGTGCGAATGGCGACGCTCGTACTGCTGGGCAGCGTCCGGAGCGACGTCGTCGGTGCCGCAGTGTCGTATCGCCCCAGCGGACTGTCGCCGTGGCTCACGATCGTCCTCCCCGCGGCGCTCACCGTCGGGGCCTTCGCGGGACTCGCGGCGCTCGATCGCTGGCGTCGAGGGCTACTTCGTCGTCGGTTCGAGGCGGGGTTGCGGGACCCGCCCGACGACGTCGAACGCGCGCTCGCGAACCTCTCCCGGATCGCGAACGTCCCGACGCCGACGGTGCGCGTCGCCGAGACCGCAGTTCCGACGGCGTTCACGACCGGCGCCCGACCCGGCTCGGCCCGGATCACGGTCACGAGGGGGCTGCTCGAACGGCTGAGCGACGAGGAACTCAGGGCCGTCCTGGCACACGAGCTGAGCCACGTCAAGAACCGCGACGTGAGCGCGATGACGGTCGCGATGGGCCCCGTCGTCGTCGCCGAGGGGCTCTGGACGATCGCGACGGAAGACGAACGATCGGATCGGCGCTCGGCGGACGGGCGCGCGTCCCGATCCACCGGACGATTCCACGGTGTTTTGACGGCGATCCTCGGCGTCGCGGCGGGCCTGTTCTGGATCGCCGCTCGGCTGGCGACGGCGCGGTTGGCGCGCCACCGGGAACTGGCCGCCGATCGGGGTGCCGCCGCGATCACCGGCGAGCCGTCGCTGGTCGCGGCGACGGTCCAGCGGCTCGACGGCGGCGGTCCGGCGGCGACCGATCTCCGCGCCGTCGGGATCGAAGCGTTCGCCGTCGCCCCGCTTTCGGAGGGCCCGAACTCGTGGGCGACGGGCTGGCAGACGCCGATGGCACTACTGCCCCAGACCGTCCGGAAGCTGCTGGCACCAGCGTTTAGCTACCACCCCGACACGGAGCGGCGGGTCCGGCGGCTGCAAGCGCTCGAAGGCGACTCGTAGAACCGCGACGGCAGAACCGGCCCGTTACTCGGCGGCCAGTTCTTCAGCGACGGCGTCGGCCCCGAGCAGTTCGGGGTCGACCGCGAGGTCGGTCTGGCTCGCGACGAAGTCGGGCAGCGAGTTGCGGTCGTAGACGACCGCGCGGATCCCGTCGTTGAGATCCTTCACGATCGGGATCGAGGTCGCCTGACCGACGTCGGTCAGCACGAACAGGTCGGCGTCGTGGGCGCCCGCCTCCTCGAGTTTCGGGCGCGTGGCGACGTCCTCGATCGGCGTCACGTCGACGCCGTTCTCGCCCAGCCGTCCCGCGAGGTCGTCCGCGTCGGGACCGGCGACGATGGCCTTCATCACTCGTACTCGATGGTCGCGGGCGGTTTGTGCGTGACGTCGTAGACGACGCGGGCGACGTTCTCGTGGGAGCCGGTGATCCGCGACTGGATGCGCTGGAGCGTCTCCCAGTCGATCTCCTGGGCGCGGGCGGTCATCCCGTCGCGGGATTCGACCGAGCGCACCGAGACGACCCAGCCGTGGACGCGGTTGTCGCCCTTGACGCCGGTGGCCTTGCCGATGACGGCCGCGAGCGCCTGCCACGGCTCGTACTCCTCGAGTTCCTCCTCGACGACGTGGTTGGCCTCGCGGGCGACCTCCAGCTTCTCCTCGGTGACGGGTCCGATGATCCGCACCGCGAGTCCGGGGCCGGGGAACGGCATCCGCTCGGCGATGATCTCTTCGAGGTCGAGTTCGCGCGCGACCTCGCGGACCTCGTCCTTGTACAGGTCGCGCATCGGCTCGACGATCCCGTCGAAGTCGATCCGCTCGGGCAGGCCGCCGACGTTGTGGTGGGACTTGATCGTCCCCTCCGATTCGATCCGGTCGGGGTAGATCGTCCCCTGGACGAGGTAGTCGGCGTCGACCTCGCGGGCCACAGTTTCAAACTCCCGGATGAACTGCTCGCCGATGATGTGGCGCTTCTCCTCGGGGTCGGTGACCCCCTCTAACTCGTCGAGGAACCGGTCTTGTGCGTCGACGATCCGCAGGCTCTCCATGTAGTCGAACGTCTCGCGGATCTCGTCGGTCTCGCCCTTGCGCATGAGACCGGTGTCGACGTACACCGCGGTCAGCTGGGTGCCGATGGCCTCGTAGGCCAGCGCGGCGGCCGTCGAGGAGTCGACGCCGCCCGACAGGCCGATCACGGCGTTGGCGTCGCCGACCTCCTCGGCGATCTCGTCGATCTTCTCGGGGATGAACGAATCGACGTCGACCATCAGACTTCCACCTCCTGGTGGTCCTCGGCCGACCCGTCGACGCCCGTCAGGTCCAGCACCGCGTCGAGGAAGCCGACGAACGGCGGGCTCGCGCGGGTGGGCCGCGACCGGAACTCGGGGTGGAACTGCGTCCCGAGGAAGTAGGGGTGGTCGTCGAGTTCGACGATCTCCATCCGGTTGTTGGACTTGCCGGAGAACACGAGGCCCGCCTCCTCCAGATCCTCGATGTACTCGGGGTTGACCTCGTAGCGGTGGCGATGCCGTTCCGTGCAGGACGTGTCGTCGTACACGTCGTGGGCGAGCGTGCCGGGCTCGATGTCGGTCTCGTGGGCGCCCAGACGCATCGTGCCGCCCATGTCCTCGACCTCGTACTGCTCGGGCAGGATGTCGATGACGGGGTGGGGCGTGTCCTCGTTGATCTCCGCCGAGTGGGCGTCCTGCAGCCCGAGTACGTTCCGCGCGTACTCGACGACGGCCATCTGGAAGCCCAGACAGAGCCCGAGGTAGGGCACGTCGTTCTCGCGGGCGTACCGGACGGCCTCGATCTTGCCCTCGGTGCCGCGCGAGCCGAACCCGCCGGGGACGACGATGCCGTCGACGTCGTCGAGCTGGCCGTCGTGGCCGCCGGCGAGTTCCTCGGAGTGGACCCACGTCGTCTCGACGTCGACGCCGGCTTCGAGTCCGGCGTGCTTGAGCGACTCGTGGATCGACATGTACGCGTCTTCGAGGCCGTACTTGCCGACCAGCGCGATCTCGACTTCGCCCGTGCGGTCCTTCGTCACGAGGTCGCGCCAGCTGTTGTCGCGCTCGCTTTTCGGCAGGGCGTCGTCGGCGAGATCGAGGCGCTCCATCACGTACTCGTCGAGGCCTTCCTCCTCGACGACCAGCGGGACGTGGTAGACGTCCTCGACGTCGGGGTTCGAGAACACGGCGTCGGTCGGCACGTCGCAGAACAGCGCGATCTTCTCCTTGGTCTCGGGGTCGAGGTGGTCGTCGCAGCGCCCGACGAGAATGTCGGGCTGGAGCCCGATCGAGCGCAGCTCCTTGACGCTGTGCTGGGTGGGCTTTGTCTTCTGTTCGCCGTTCTTCGAGTAGGGGACGAGCGTGACGTGGGTAAAGAGGATGTCGCCCTCGTCTTCCTCGTGGGCGAACTGCCGGAGCGCCTCGAGGTAGGGCATCCCCTCGATGTCGCCGACGGTGCCCCCGACCTCGATGAGACAGACGTCGGTCCCCTCGGCGGCCTCGCGGATGCGCCGCTTGATGTCGTTGGTGATGTGGGGGATGATCTGGACGGTCTTGCCCAGGTAGTCGCCCGAGCGCTCCTTCTCGATGACGTGCTGGTAGGTCTTGCCCGTCGTGATGTTGTGATCGAAGGTCATGTCCTCGTCGAGGAACCGCTCGTAGTTCCCCAGGTCGAGGTCGACCTCGCCGCCGTCCTTGAGGACGTACACTTCCCCGTGCTGGTAGGGGTTCATCGTCCCCGCGTCGACGTTGAGGTACGGGTCGATCTTGACCGCGGTCACGTCGAACCCGGCGTTCTTGAGGAGCCGGCCGGTGCTGGCGGCCGTGATCCCCTTGCCGAGTCCTGACATCACGCCCCCGGTGACGAAAATGAACTTGTTCCCGAGGGTCGGGTCGTAGTCGGTGTCCGATTCGGTCGGCATACCGACTTTCCGCGAGCGTTCGCCAAAACGATTTCGGAGAGCGCGCGGCGCGTGAAACGATGCCACGCGCGGGCGCGGCGTCGCACCGGTGGATCGGCGTTCGGAGTCCGCCGGTTGGAAGACGCCAGCGCGGCCGCGCCGACGGCCGAACCGGATCGGGATGGCAAAATCTATGTCGGGAGCCGCCAGGAATTATATCATGACTGACGTGAGCGAAGCGGCGATCACCGCCGACGGCCTGACGAAGCGGTACGGCGACGTCGAGGCCGTCGACGGCGTCGACCTGTCGATTTCCTCGGGGGCGGTGTACGGCTTTCTCGGACCGAACGGCGCCGGCAAGACGACGACCATCGAGATGCTCGCGACGCTGGTCGAGCCGACCGCGGGGACGGCGACGGTCGCCGGCCACCCGATCTCCGACCGGGACGCGATCAAACCCCACATCGGTTACCTGCCGGACGAGCCGCCGGTGTACGACGCGTTCAGCGCGCGGGAACAGCTGGAGTACGTCGCGGTGCTCCGCGGGCTCGACGACGACCGCGCGGCCGACAGGATCGACGAACTGCTCGCGCGAGTCGACCTCGCCGCGGACGCCGACAGGCTGATCGACGACTACTCCCAGGGGATGCGCCAGAAGGTCGGCCTGCTCCAGGCGCTGTTGCACGACCCTGACGTGCTCTTTCTGGACGAGCCGACCAACGGCCTCGATCCGCGCGCGGCCCGCGAGGTCGTCGACCTGATCGACGACCTCGCGACCGCCGGGACGACCGTGTTCCTCTCGACTCACGTCCTGCCGGTCGTCGAGGAGCTGGCCGACACCGTCGGGGTCCTCCACGAGGGGCGGATCGTCGCCGAGGGCGCGCCCGCGGAGCTGAAGCGGCGGGCCGACGACGGGAGCGAGCGCTCGCTCGAACGGGCGTTCCTCGAGGTGACCGACGAGTCCGGCGTCGTCGGCGCGACCGCCGCGCCGGGCGAGCGATGACGGGAGAGCGCGACCGTGCGACGGCCGGAGAGCGCGACCGCGATCCGTCGGATCGATCGAAGACGGGAGCGGACGGCCGGGACGACCGGACGGCGATCGACGCCGGGACGCGCGCGGCGCCGACCGCGAGGTCGCGGCTCCGCGTCGTTCGGGCGATCGCGAAGGCCGAGAGCGAGCGCGAGGCCCACCGCTACCTGGCCACGCGCCGCAAGAAGGCGCTGGTCGCGCTGGCGGTCGCCGCGTACCTCCCGATCCTCGCCGGCATCCTCTTTGGCGCGTACGTCGCGGGCGGCGCCGTCGCCGACGGGGAGCTCCCGGCGCTGCTCGATCTCGCGCGGTGGACGCTGCCGGGATCGTTCGCGCTGTTCGTCGTGTTCGGGGCGATCCAGGCCCGCAAGCCGCTCGTCGACTTCGGGGCGCGGAAGTTACACCTGACCGCGGTGGCCGACCGCACGCTCGGGCTGGGACTGCTGTTTGCCGGTCTCAGATCGGTCACGCTCTGGGTCGCCGGATCGATCGGGCTCCTGTTCGCCGCGTTCGCGTACGGCGCGGGGACGATCGTGCCGGCGGCGGTCGGCGCGCTCGCGGCGGTGGTGTTCGTCACGGCCGGCACCGTCGCGGGATTCGCCGTCGGGCTGCTCGTCCGGCTCGGCCTGGTGCGCGTGCCGCTGTCCCCGCGAGCGCGCTCGCTGCTCAAGACGAGCGGGACGGTCGCCGGCGGGCTGCTGGGCGCCGCCGTCGGCGGGCTGGTCGGCCAGACGAGCGCGGAAGTCGAAGGGGGGCTATCGCTGTCGGCGCTCACGCCCGACGCCGCGGCGCCGCCCGTCCCGACGCACTACGCCGACCTGCTGTTCGTCGGCACCCCGCTCGTCGACGGCATCGGTCTCGGCGCCGTCGCGAGCGCGGCGCTGCTCGTCGCGACGATCCCGCTGTCGGTGGCCGCCGTGGTCGCGCTCGCGCCGCGGCTCTGGCGCGCCGACCCGGCCACCGCGGGAGAGGACGGCGACGCCGTCGACGCCGATTCGGACGCCGCAGCCCGGGCGAGCGACGGCTTCCTCGGCGATGGGGCGTCGCTGCCGCTGCTGGACCGGCGAACCGCCGCGGTCGTCACCGGCCTGTTCCGGCGGGTCGTCCGCCGCCCGGGGCGCTTCGCGTTCGTCGCCTACTACGTGATGCTCGTCGGCTTCGTCGCGGTGCCCGCGCTGCTGGAGCCCGACGTCGCGCCGACCGCGATCGGCGCCTCGCTGGTGATGCTGGGGATCTGGTTCGCCGGCGGCGTGTTCGGGCTGAACCCGCTCGGCGAGGAGGGGTCGATGCTCGGCCAGCTCGTCCTCTCGGGGACGCCCGAGCGAACGTTCGTCCGCGCCAGGATCGTCGCCGGCGTCGCCCTCGGGGCGCCCCTGGTCGTCCTCGGGACGGGGCTGCTCGCGATCGACGCGCTGTCGCCGCGGCACGCGCTCGCGATCGGCGGCTACTGGCTCGCGCTGTTGCCCGCCAGCGCCGGCGCGGCCGTCGGCGTCGGGACGCTCCTGCCGAACACCGAGCGCGGGACGATTCTGGACGCCGTCGAGACGCTTCCGCCGGAGCTGCTCGCGATCGTCGTCCACGGCGCCGCGATGCTCGCGCTGGCGCTCGCCGGCCCGCTGCTCGCGCTGGGGCCGTTCTCGACGGCCGCGACCGCCGGCGCCGCGATCGCGCTGGCGATCGTCGGCGTCGTCCTCGCGCACGGCGGCTACCGCTTCGCGGTCGCCGAGCTGGCCGGCGCCCCGCGTACGGGAACCGCCGATCCGATCTTCGCCGTCGAACTCGCCGTCGGGCTGGTGGCGCTCGGCGTCGCGCTCTCGGCGAACGTCGGGCTCAGCGTCGTCGCGCTGGTCCCCCTCGACGGGCTTGCGGGTGCGGTTCTCGCCTTCGTCGCGGCCTACGTCGGTTGGGGCCTCGCGGTCGTCGCCTACCTCCAGCTCGCCGACCGCCGGGCGTACCTCGACGTCCGGACGCCGACGCGGAGCGACCTCCGCGTGGCCGCCGCGGGGACGCTGGCGTCGCTCGGCGTCTACGCGGCTGCCGTCGCGGGCAACCGGTTCGCCGGCCTGCCGATGGCCGGCCACTCGCTCGGCGAGCAGGTCGAGGCGATCGGCCCGGAACTCGCGCTCGCGCTGGTCGTGCTCGCGGTGACGGTCAACGCCCCGATCGAGGAACTGTTCTTCCGGAACGTCGTCCAGAAGCGCCTCGCCGAGGCCGTTTCCCGGCGCGGCGCGATCGGCGGCGCGGCGCTGCTGTTCGGGCTGGCCCACGTCCCCTCCTACGCGGGCGGAGCGCCGATCGCGATCGCCGTCACGGTCGGTCTGCTGGTGATTCAGGGCCTCATCTGGGGCGTCGCGTACGACCGCACAGACAGCGCGGTCGTCCCGGCGCTGTGCCACGGCGCCTACAACGCCGCGCTGTTCGGGGCGCTGTACGTCGCGGTCGCGTGAACTGTCCGACCCCCTCCGAACACCCCGACGGCCGTCCGAGTCGGTCGCCGCCGCCCGAACGTTTACTACGGATAACTCGCTGTAGTTGGATAGCATGAGTCGCGTAGAGTCGACCGGCCGGGCGGCGACGCTCCGAGCGGCCGAGTCCCGACCGGCGCCCTCCCGGATCTTCCACGGCCGCGTGGTACCGTGAGCGACCGGGGGAGCGAGCGAGCGCTCTCGGACGCGTTCGCGGCGGCCGTCGACGCCGGGCCGGGAACGGTGTACCGGCGGGTCGCCGACGGCGCCCAGCCGATCCGGGCGGCGAGCGACGGGATCGCCGCGCTGACCGGCTGCGACGCCGACGCGCTGGCGGGCGACGATCGCGGCTGGCTCGATGTCGTTCACCCCGAGGACCGCGAGCACCTCCGCGAACGCGTCGCCGATGTCGCCCCCGGCGAGCGCGTCGAGGCGACCTACCGGATCCAAACGGCCGGGGGCGACGAGCGGTGGGTCGACGACCGGTTTTCGGTCGCGTCGGACGGCGCGTCGATCGAGGGGGTCGCACTCGACGCGACCGAGTCGGTCGCGCAGGCCCGGGCGGACGCCGCGATGCTCGACGGCATCTTCGAGTCCGTTCCGGTCCACATCTACGTCAAGGACGCCGCGGGGCGCCACCGCAAGGTCAGCGACTTCCTCGAGCGCTCCGACGAGCTGGTGGGGAAGCGTGACGCCGATCTGGAGTTCGTCGACGAGGAGCACGGCCGCCAGGCGACCGAGGCCGATATGCGCGTGATCGAAACGGGCGAGCCGATCCTCGACGAGGAGGAGTACCTCCCCGAGATCGACCACTGGAACCTCTCCTCGAAAGTTCCGCTACACGACGCCAGCGGCGACGTGACGGGGTTGATCGGCGTCACGAGGCGGATCACCGAGCGCAAGCGCGCCCAGCAGGAACTGGAGCGCAAGACCGAGCGCCTCGAGGACTTCGCGGACGTCGTCTCCCACGACATCCGGAACCCGCTGAGCGTCGCCCGGGGGTACGTCGACCTCGCCCGCGGCGCCGAGGACCGCGAGGAGTACCTCGAGGAGGTCGCCGATTCGCTGGATCGCGCCGACGCCATCGTCGACGACGTGCTCGCGCTCTCGCGCCACGACCGCATCGAGCTCGACGAGGAGGTCGTCTCGCTGACGGGCGTCGCCCGCAGCGCCTGGCGGAGCGTGACGACGGCGTCGGCGACGCTCGAACTCCCCGACGAGGACGTCGACCTGATCGCCGACCGCTCGCAGCTCTCCCGGCTGCTCGAGAACCTGTTCCGAAACTCGGTCGAACACGGCGGCGACGGCGTGACGATCGCCGTCGAGGCGACCGCGGACGGGTTCGCGGTCGAAGACGACGGCCCGGGCATCCCGCCCGAGAAACGCGAGAAGGTGTTCGAGATGGCCTACACGACCGAGGAGTCGGGGTCGGGGCTCGGACTGGGCATCGTCGCGGAGGTCGCCGACGCCCACGGCTGGTCGGTCGAAGCCGTCGAGGGAACGGGAGAGGTCGTCGAGGGCGAACGCGGCGGCGCGGAGCGACCGACAGGATCGCGGTCCTCGGACGACGGGCGGGGCTCGTCGTCCGGCGCTCGCTTCGAGATCACGGGTGTCCGGCGCTCCGGCGAGGAAGACTCGTGATCCGCACGTCGACGATCCGTCCGACCCGAACGTTTAGTACGTTCGGCGGGGACCTACCGGCAGCACGGCGGGGCGTCCGGACCGATCACAGATCTCGCGACGGACGGCGCCGAAGCGCCGTGAGTTCGGAACCATGACGGGCGAACCACCGATCGAGTCGGTGCTCGACTCGGTCGTCGCGGCGACGCCGGGGGGCGCCTACCGGCGTCGACGCGACGGCGACCAGCCGCTGCTGGACGCCGATGACGGGCTGGCGGCGCTGACGGGGTGGGACGCCGACGAGCTCGCGGGAGAGGGGG is drawn from Natronoarchaeum mannanilyticum and contains these coding sequences:
- a CDS encoding M48 family metallopeptidase; the encoded protein is MALSLTLLAAITGAFVLAVAAGVRMATLVLLGSVRSDVVGAAVSYRPSGLSPWLTIVLPAALTVGAFAGLAALDRWRRGLLRRRFEAGLRDPPDDVERALANLSRIANVPTPTVRVAETAVPTAFTTGARPGSARITVTRGLLERLSDEELRAVLAHELSHVKNRDVSAMTVAMGPVVVAEGLWTIATEDERSDRRSADGRASRSTGRFHGVLTAILGVAAGLFWIAARLATARLARHRELAADRGAAAITGEPSLVAATVQRLDGGGPAATDLRAVGIEAFAVAPLSEGPNSWATGWQTPMALLPQTVRKLLAPAFSYHPDTERRVRRLQALEGDS
- a CDS encoding DUF7126 family protein encodes the protein MKAIVAGPDADDLAGRLGENGVDVTPIEDVATRPKLEEAGAHDADLFVLTDVGQATSIPIVKDLNDGIRAVVYDRNSLPDFVASQTDLAVDPELLGADAVAEELAAE
- the guaA gene encoding glutamine-hydrolyzing GMP synthase — encoded protein: MVDVDSFIPEKIDEIAEEVGDANAVIGLSGGVDSSTAAALAYEAIGTQLTAVYVDTGLMRKGETDEIRETFDYMESLRIVDAQDRFLDELEGVTDPEEKRHIIGEQFIREFETVAREVDADYLVQGTIYPDRIESEGTIKSHHNVGGLPERIDFDGIVEPMRDLYKDEVREVARELDLEEIIAERMPFPGPGLAVRIIGPVTEEKLEVAREANHVVEEELEEYEPWQALAAVIGKATGVKGDNRVHGWVVSVRSVESRDGMTARAQEIDWETLQRIQSRITGSHENVARVVYDVTHKPPATIEYE
- the pyrG gene encoding glutamine hydrolyzing CTP synthase, giving the protein MPTESDTDYDPTLGNKFIFVTGGVMSGLGKGITAASTGRLLKNAGFDVTAVKIDPYLNVDAGTMNPYQHGEVYVLKDGGEVDLDLGNYERFLDEDMTFDHNITTGKTYQHVIEKERSGDYLGKTVQIIPHITNDIKRRIREAAEGTDVCLIEVGGTVGDIEGMPYLEALRQFAHEEDEGDILFTHVTLVPYSKNGEQKTKPTQHSVKELRSIGLQPDILVGRCDDHLDPETKEKIALFCDVPTDAVFSNPDVEDVYHVPLVVEEEGLDEYVMERLDLADDALPKSERDNSWRDLVTKDRTGEVEIALVGKYGLEDAYMSIHESLKHAGLEAGVDVETTWVHSEELAGGHDGQLDDVDGIVVPGGFGSRGTEGKIEAVRYARENDVPYLGLCLGFQMAVVEYARNVLGLQDAHSAEINEDTPHPVIDILPEQYEVEDMGGTMRLGAHETDIEPGTLAHDVYDDTSCTERHRHRYEVNPEYIEDLEEAGLVFSGKSNNRMEIVELDDHPYFLGTQFHPEFRSRPTRASPPFVGFLDAVLDLTGVDGSAEDHQEVEV
- a CDS encoding ABC transporter ATP-binding protein; this translates as MTDVSEAAITADGLTKRYGDVEAVDGVDLSISSGAVYGFLGPNGAGKTTTIEMLATLVEPTAGTATVAGHPISDRDAIKPHIGYLPDEPPVYDAFSAREQLEYVAVLRGLDDDRAADRIDELLARVDLAADADRLIDDYSQGMRQKVGLLQALLHDPDVLFLDEPTNGLDPRAAREVVDLIDDLATAGTTVFLSTHVLPVVEELADTVGVLHEGRIVAEGAPAELKRRADDGSERSLERAFLEVTDESGVVGATAAPGER
- a CDS encoding type II CAAX endopeptidase family protein, encoding MTGERDRATAGERDRDPSDRSKTGADGRDDRTAIDAGTRAAPTARSRLRVVRAIAKAESEREAHRYLATRRKKALVALAVAAYLPILAGILFGAYVAGGAVADGELPALLDLARWTLPGSFALFVVFGAIQARKPLVDFGARKLHLTAVADRTLGLGLLFAGLRSVTLWVAGSIGLLFAAFAYGAGTIVPAAVGALAAVVFVTAGTVAGFAVGLLVRLGLVRVPLSPRARSLLKTSGTVAGGLLGAAVGGLVGQTSAEVEGGLSLSALTPDAAAPPVPTHYADLLFVGTPLVDGIGLGAVASAALLVATIPLSVAAVVALAPRLWRADPATAGEDGDAVDADSDAAARASDGFLGDGASLPLLDRRTAAVVTGLFRRVVRRPGRFAFVAYYVMLVGFVAVPALLEPDVAPTAIGASLVMLGIWFAGGVFGLNPLGEEGSMLGQLVLSGTPERTFVRARIVAGVALGAPLVVLGTGLLAIDALSPRHALAIGGYWLALLPASAGAAVGVGTLLPNTERGTILDAVETLPPELLAIVVHGAAMLALALAGPLLALGPFSTAATAGAAIALAIVGVVLAHGGYRFAVAELAGAPRTGTADPIFAVELAVGLVALGVALSANVGLSVVALVPLDGLAGAVLAFVAAYVGWGLAVVAYLQLADRRAYLDVRTPTRSDLRVAAAGTLASLGVYAAAVAGNRFAGLPMAGHSLGEQVEAIGPELALALVVLAVTVNAPIEELFFRNVVQKRLAEAVSRRGAIGGAALLFGLAHVPSYAGGAPIAIAVTVGLLVIQGLIWGVAYDRTDSAVVPALCHGAYNAALFGALYVAVA
- a CDS encoding PAS domain-containing sensor histidine kinase — encoded protein: MSDRGSERALSDAFAAAVDAGPGTVYRRVADGAQPIRAASDGIAALTGCDADALAGDDRGWLDVVHPEDREHLRERVADVAPGERVEATYRIQTAGGDERWVDDRFSVASDGASIEGVALDATESVAQARADAAMLDGIFESVPVHIYVKDAAGRHRKVSDFLERSDELVGKRDADLEFVDEEHGRQATEADMRVIETGEPILDEEEYLPEIDHWNLSSKVPLHDASGDVTGLIGVTRRITERKRAQQELERKTERLEDFADVVSHDIRNPLSVARGYVDLARGAEDREEYLEEVADSLDRADAIVDDVLALSRHDRIELDEEVVSLTGVARSAWRSVTTASATLELPDEDVDLIADRSQLSRLLENLFRNSVEHGGDGVTIAVEATADGFAVEDDGPGIPPEKREKVFEMAYTTEESGSGLGLGIVAEVADAHGWSVEAVEGTGEVVEGERGGAERPTGSRSSDDGRGSSSGARFEITGVRRSGEEDS